The genomic DNA GGGATACCAACCCAAATTGCCCCGTTTATTACAACTGGCTTGTTTTCTGCCATAGGAAAGGTAAGAGCAGCGGCTGACTTTGTACTGCCACGCTCGAATCCGGCAAAGGATCAATCGTTAGGGCAATTTTTCCGGCGCAGATTGGGCGATGAAGTAGTCGAAAACTTGATTGAGCCGCTTTTATCAGGAATCTATGCGGGTGATATTGATCAACTAAGTTTGATGGCAACATTCCCTCAATTTTACGAGGTGGAACAAAAATATCGAAGCCTTATTCTTGGCATGAAGAAAGTGACGCCGGCTCAGCCTAAAAACACTGGGCAAAACGGAAAATCTAAAGGGATCTTTTTAACCTTTACAACAGGTTTGCAATCTTTTGCCGAAGCCATTGAAACGAAATTAGAGCCTGGCTCTGTATTAAAAGGTATTAAAGTTGAATTGGTAACAAAAAAAGACAAAGGGTATGAACTTAAGCTGAATAATGGCCAATTAATTTTTGCAGACAGCATCGTTTCAGCTGCTCCACATCAGGTGCTGCCTTCGGTTTTTTCGCAATATGAATTTTTTGACATCCTTAAGGAAATGCCGTCTACCTCGGTAGCAACAGTCGCCCTTGCATTTCCAAAAGAAGCAATTGAAAAAGATATTGATGGAACCGGATTTGTAGTTTCCCGAAAAAGTGACTACACAATAACGGCATGTACATGGACACATAAGAAGTGGCCTCATACAACTCCTGAAGGAAAAGTGCTTCTGCGCTGTTACGTTGGCAGAGCCGGTGATGAAACAGTAGTTGATCTTTCTGATGATCAGATTATCAAAATTGTCCTTGATGACTTAAATAAGATCATGAATATTACCGCAGAGCCAGAGTTTGCTGTTATTTCACGCTGGAAAGATTCTATGCCTCAATATACGGTAGGTCACAAACAAAGGATAGATACCATTAAACGTCATGTAGCAGAAGAACTTCCTGGTGTGTTTATTGCAGGCAGTTCATTTGAAGGGCTTGGCCTCCCTGATTGTATCGATCAAGGAGAGGCGGCGGTTGAAAAAGTATTATCCTATTTTAATTTACATGAAAAAACGAAAACGGCTGTCAAATAAAGGCGGCCGTTTTTAACTTACAGAATGCCATCCTCCGGCTGATCTAGCCAAATCGCTCCAATGTTCGACCACTTCGTGATTCGTCATATGATTGCGGTGCAAAACGGAACGCTTTAACCTTCTATTTTTAAAAATATATTTGATTTTTCATAGAAAACATGTTACTCTTTATTCGTACTAAATGACTAAAATGTTCATTTAGTCATTTTTTCAGGAGGATAAATAATGGATCGAAAGCAGTTAATTATTGAAGCGGCGACCAAATCATTTTCTTTGTTTGGTTATAAAGCAACAACGATGGATCAGGTTGCAAAACTTGCCAATGTTGGAAAAGGAACGATTTACACATTTTTCAAAAATAAAGAGGAACTGTTTGATGAAATTATTAGCACATTAATTAAGGAAATGAAAAATGCTGCAGAGAGTTCGTTTGATTCGTCCCTTTCGTTTCATGAAAATGTTCATCGTGCCCTTTTTAAAATTCTCGAATTTCGACGAAAGCATCAGCTAACGATCAAACTTTTTGAAGAAGAAAAAGAGATGGGAACACCCGCGGTTATGGATGTAATGGAAAAAATGGAGACCGCTATTTTAAATTATATTAAAGAAAAGGTTGCTACAGCCATTGAATCAGGGGAAATAAAGAAATGCGATCCTGAGTTAACAGCTTTTGTCATGTTTAAATTGTACATCGCGTTAATCTTTGATTGGGAAAAGAAACATAAGCCGTTGGAGAAGGAAGAAATCGCAGAGCTGTTTGAGCAATATATTTTTAAAGGATTATCGAATTAGGTAGTCCTTATTTTTAGACTAAAAATGACTAAATGAACAAAATAGTCAATTATTATTCGGAGGCTAATAAGATATGAAAAATTTTTTATTAAAAGAAGAGTTATGGGCTATTATTAAGGACAAAAAACTTCTGATTCCAATACTTGCTGTCTTATTTATTCCCATTATATACAGCGGCATGTTTTTATGGGCCTTTTGGGACCCATACGGACATTTAGACAAACTTCCTGTGGCCGTTGTCAACGAAGACAAAGGGGCAATGTTTGAAGGGGAACAATTAAAGCTTGGTGATAAGTTAGTATCTAAACTTAAGGACAGAAAAGATTTTAACTTTATCTTTGTTGGAAAAGAGGAAGGTTATAAGAAACTTAAAGATCAGGAATTTTACATGCTTATTGAAATTCCTAAAGACTTTTCGGAGAACGCAACTACTTTAATGGATGAAAATCCAAAAAAATTGGATCTCATTTATGTTCCTAATGAAAGCTATAACTTTTTATCTGCTCAGATGGGCAAATCTGCCATAGAGCGAATAAAGAGTTCCATATCAAAAGAGATAACCAAAACGTATGCAGAGACAATGTTTGATAAAGTCGCTAAGCTTTCAGATGGAATGAAGGCAGCTAGCAAAGGTGCAGTAAAATTAAGTGATGGTGCTAAAGAGTTAAGCAGTGGTTCTAAAACACTTCATGAAAGTCTTGTTACATTAGCTGAAAAATCAATTCAGTTTAATAATGGAATGAATGAAGCAAATAAAGGGTCTAAAGAAGTTGCAGATGGAGCTGCTTCTTTATCATCTGGTCTATCTCAGCTGTTGGAAGGGCATCATAAACTGGAAAATGCAGCAAATGAACTGAAAACCGGTTCTGAATCGCTCGCTTCAGGGATGAGTCAAGCAAACAAAGGGATTCAAAAGGCAGAACAGAGCATTCCACAATTGGTAAATGGGACAGAAAAGCTTCAAACAGGTGCAAAAACTTTATCGTCTTCATTAAAGCAATGGCAAACCGGAGCTGAAAGTGCAGCTCGAGGTGCTAAGCAATTAAATGATGGAACAGTGTTATTAGAAAGTAATTTAAAGGCGATCTTGCCAATGCTGCCTCCAGAGAAGAAAAAGTCTTTGGAAGCAGCATTGAACAGTTTAAAACAAGGAAGTACTGAATTAGCTAATGGCACTGGCCAGCTTGCGAACTCCGCTGGACAGCTGGCAACAGGTGCTGATACATTGTCACAGCAGCTTGGAACATTAAAATCAGGCCAGCAGCAGCTGCAATCGGGAATGTCGCAACTTGCTAAGGCTGGGACTGAGCTAGAAACAGGCGCCAACAAGATTGCAGCCGGCCAGAAAAAGTTTGCGTTAGGAATGATAACATTTGGAAATAAATTCTCTGAGGCAAAAGATGGGGCTGTACGGTTAGCACAAGGTGCATCCAAATTGGCCGGAGGGATGAATCAGCTAACTGACGGATCGAGCCAATTGGCCAGCGGTTCCGGAATGCTGGAAAAAGGAGCACAGAAAATTGCCAATGGTAATACAAAGATTTATAAAGGCAACAGCGAACTGGCTGGAAAACTGGCAGAGGGCGCAAAAAAAGCTTCATCAATCAATGCTGATGAAAAAACTTATAATATGATGGCAGAACCGGTGAAAGTAAAAAATGAAAAATTAAATAAAGTACCGAACTATGGTACAGGTATTGCTCCATATTTTTTATCACTTGGTTTATTCGTTGGTGCACTAATGTTAACAATTGTCTATCCATTAAGGGACCCTGTAGTCGTTCCACGAAATGGAATTGGCTGGTTTTTTGGAAAGTTTGGAGTAATGGCCGCAGCCGGAATTATCCAAGCCCTTATTTCAGATTCTATTTTGCTTGGTGTTTTAGGGCTTGAAGTGAAAAGCGTTCCGTTATTTGTGCTCTTTTCTATTATTACAAGCCTTGCATTTGTAACACTTATTCAGTTTTTTGTTACATTGTTTGGCGATCCTGGACGATTCATCGCAATTATTATTCTTATTCTTCAATTAACAACAAGTGCCGGAACGTTCCCGCTTGAATTGATTCCGGAATTCTTGCAGCCATTTCATAATTTCCTGCCTATGACATATTCAGTAGCAGGATTTAGGGCAGTCATCTCAAGCGGAAATTTCAGCTTTATGTGGGAAAACATTATGATGCTGCTTATTTTTGCACTTGTATTTATTACAGGTACAATGGGATACTTTCATATCATCTATAAGCGCCGCTATAGCGCTATGGAGTAACCAAGGACAGGGCCGCTCTGCTTATAGTGAATATCTTAAGAAGAAGGAGGCTGACTTAAAAACAAAAAGTCGCCTCCTTTAATTATGATTGTATAGAAGGGAGTATGGAAGGAGTGAAATTGAGGGAGATATCACTCGTTCCATGTGAAACTGGATTTACAAAATACGAATAATATAAGATTAGCAGATTACATATCTAATAAACCTAAACACTTATCACATTTATTTCCGTAACATTCATGCTGTTCTTCAATCGTCTCTCCACATTCAGTACACTTTTTTGACGGCAAATTTTTAAAAAATTCCAAGATGTTTTCAATCATGTAGCAGTCCTCCCAATCGTTGAGATGAATTTTTCGAGTTGTTACTTGTTAATGCAATTGTATTATAACAGATTATAATAGTCAATAACTGTTTTAAAACAAATTTTTCAACAAATGAAAAAAAGAGAATAATCGATTATAGTTGAAGTTGGAGCAATCAATCTGTTGCAGAGGAGGAAAACGTGTGAAATTAACAGTTATAGGCTGCTGGGGCGGCTATCCCAAAGCAAATGAAGCAAGCACCGGCTATTTGCTTGAACATAATGGTTTTCATTTGCTTATTGATTGCGGAAGCGGTGTGTTGTCCAAATTGCAAACCATGATTGAACCGGAAAAGATCAATGCGGTTATCTTATCTCATTATCATCCCGACCATATTGCCGATATCGGGGTTCTTCAGCATGCAAGGCTCATCCAGGGATTACTAGGCAAGAATATGGACAACTTGCCAATCTATGCACATTCATTAGATCAGCAGGAGTTTCAAAAATTAACGTATAAAAATATTACAAAAGGAATTGCTTATGATCCTGAAGAAACGCTTACGGTTGGACCGTTTACCATACATTTTTTACTAACAGATCACCCCGTACCATGCTATGCCATGCGGATTGAGGCAGATGGAAAATCGATTGTCTACACTGCAGATACTTCCTATAAAGAAGAATTTGTTCCATTTACAAAAGGGGCAGATGTACTTCTTTGCGAGTGCAATTTTTATAAAGACCAGAATGGAAAAAATGCCGGGCATATGAACAGTCATGATGCCGGAACACTGGCAAAATTAACTGATGTCAAAAACCTGATTCTAACTCACCTTCCACACTATGGAGAGATCGAACGTCTAAAAGAAGAAGCTGCTGAAATCTTTCCAGGCAGTATCAGCCTAGCGAGCGAAGGCTTAACCATTACTTTATAAAATTGAAGTGCATTGGAAGATGGTGTCTATTGATAATAAAGGAATAACAGATCCGCGAATGAATTTGGCAATTGAAGAGTATGCTTTAAAAAACTTTGATATTAATCAATCATATTTATTATTTTTATATAAATGAACCTTCTATCATAATAGGGAAGAACCAGAATACAATTGAAGAAATTAATACAGAGTATGTTGAGCGGAACGGTATTCATGTTGTAAGAAGGCTATCAGGCGGCGGAGCCGTTTACCACGATTTAGGGAATTTGAATTTTAGTTTTATCGTTTCCCGACAGAAGACTCCCACTTCAAGGAATGGGAAGGGCGAAGCTCAATGAGTAAGTGGGAGATGAATGTCGGTTGGCAATAGCCAAAACCTTCCTCATTATGATATGATAAGAACTAATGTTCTATATGGAGATGAGGTGGCCGTCATAATCGTCCACTAAGCATATAAATTTCGCATCTATCCAAACAAAAAACAAATGGAACTCATTAACAAAACGATTGGCTGTTCAAGATTCGTGTTCAACTTTTTCTTGCTAAACAGAAGGAAAAGGACGCCTTTTGGTATATTTGTGAAAAAATGGTCCAAGACGGTCAACTTCCAGCGAATAACTGGAAGGATAAATACCTCGATAAGAAAGAAACCATAAAAGCACTTCCTGAACTGAAAAAGCAATATGAATTTTTAAAGGAAGTGGATAGTATTGCTTTGCAGAAATCAGTTGAAAATCTTGCTGACTCCTATGATCGATACTACAACAAACAAAACAAACAACCTCGATTTAAGTCTAAAAAGAATCCAGTTCAATCCTACACAACGAAACTTGTAAATGGAAATATTACTGTTAAAGGTAACTATATGAAACTTCCTAAACTTGGACTTGTTCGTTTTGCCAAAAGCCGTGAAGTAGAAGGACGTATCCTAAATGCAACAATACGGCGTAATCCTTCGGGCAAATACTTTGTTTCGCTGGGAACGGAGGCAGAAGTATCTGAATGGCCAAAAACCCGTTCAGCTATTGGGGTTGACGTAGGAATTAAAGATTTCGCAATCCTTTCAGACGGAACAACTTACTCCAATCCAAAATTTTTCCGCTCTTTAGAAGAAAAATTAGCAAAGGCACAATGGATTATGAGTAGACGGACCGTTGGCGGTGCAAATTGGTACAAAGCTAAAAAGAAAGTCGCCCGCATACACGAAAAAATAGCCGATGCAAGAAAAGATTTTTTAGACAAGGTTTCAACCGAAATAGTCAAAAACCACGATATGATCGGCATGGAAGACTTGTCTATATCCAATATGTTAAAGAATCGTCATCTTGCAAAAGCTATTAACGAAGTATCATGGTCACAATTTAAAAGCATGATGAATATAAAGCAAAATAGTATGGAAAACAAGTAGCAACTGTTGCGAAAAACTTTCCTTCCAGTCAGCTTTGTTCAAATTGTGGCTATCAAAACAAAGACGTTAAAAATCTGGGATTGCGTGTATGGGACTGTCCTTCTTGTAAAACCCATCATGATCGAGATATTAACGCAAGCTTAAATCTTAAAAATGAAGCTATAAGGCCTCTAACCGTTGGTGCGACGGGGCTAGCCTACTAAGATAACTGAAGGTTACTTCGGTGTTCGTAGGAATCTCTCGCTTCAAACAGACCGTACGGTCGTTAAGCAGTGAGTAGTTCAACAAATTAATATACTGAAATGAAAAAGGGTCTGGCCTTATAAATGGAGGGAGACGGAATGGCTGCTGTTTTGGCGGAGGTTAGCAATTTTGTTGCGACGGTGACGATTAATCGTGCTGATGCGCTAAATGCATTTAACTATGAAACTCTTATTGAACTTCAAGACATTGTGGAGCAATTGCGGAATGATCCAGAAGTGCGAGTGGTTATTTTTACCGGTTCCGGAGAAAAAGCATTCAGCGTCGGAGCTGATTTAAAAGAAAGAAAAACACTGTCAGATGCCGCGGTTAAACGAAATATCTATAAAATAAATGAAGTTTTTAACATGATTGACCAGCTTCCGCAGCCAACCATTGCGGCCATTAACGGATATGCTTTTGGCGGAGGCATGGAGTTAGCTTTGGCATGTGATTTCCGAATTGCGGCGAAAGGGATTTCAATGGGATTGACTGAAACCAGCCTTGCCATCATCCCAGGAGCGGGAGGAACGCAAAGGCTTCCTCGCTTAATTGGCCAATCAAAAGCACTTGAGCTGATTCTCACTGCAAAGCGTCTTACTGCAGATGAAGCGAATGAATACGGCCTCTTATATAAAGTAACAGAAAAAGAATCGCTGATGTCGGAATGCAGAAAACTTGCGGAATTAATGCTTGCAAATGGGCCGGTAGCTATAATGCAGGCGAAATTCGCAATAAAAAACGGGATGAACGCTGACTTGCAAACCGGTTTGCAAATTGAAAGAAAAGCATACGAAACAACGATCCCGACAGAAGATAGACTCGAAGCTCTGCAGGCATTCAGTGAAAAAAGAAAACCAAATTTCAAAGGAAAATAATTTGAAACACGGTGCATGCCGTGTTTTCTTTTTGCAATAAAAACAACAAAGTTCGGACTAATTTGCAATAAAATTCTAAAAATTATTAAAAAAGGGCTTGTAAAGTAGTTTGTGTTACCTATATAATTTAGTGCATAAAAGCTAAAAAGCGTAAAAGCGACAAAACACAACAAAAAAGTCATGGTATGAGGGGGATATAAATGAAGAGAGGTTTAAAAGCGATTGCCGCAGCGGGACTCATTAGCACTCTCATTTTAAGCGCTTGCGGAAAGAGTGAAAGTGCAAATGGAGACGGCAAAGATAAAGGGAAAAATGATAAAACATTCAAGGTCGGGGTAACTCAAATTGTCGAACATCCTTCGCTTGACGCCGCATATCAAGGTTTTAAGAAAGCATTGAAAGATAAGGGGCTAAAGGTCGAATACGATGTTCAAATTGCCCAAGGAGACCAAAACAATAACCAGACGATTGCCAATAATTTTGTCAGTGACGGCGTTGATTTAATTTTTGCAAATTCTACTCCAAGTGCGCAAGGGGCATTAAATGCAACGAAAGAAATTCCGATTGTATTTACTTCAGTGACAGATCCGGTTGGAGCAGGCCTTGTAAAATCAATGGATAAACCAGGTGGAAATATTACCGGGACCACTGATACACATCCTGATGCCATTCCGAATACAGTCAAATTCATCACTGAAAACTTCAAAGGAAAAAATATCGGGGTTATCTATAATGCCGGTGAACAGAACTCCGTATCACAAATTAAAATTGTAAAAAATGCATTAAAGAAAACAAATGTGAAACTCGTTGAAGCTACCGTTTCCACTTCTTCTGAGGTTAAGCAAGCAGCCGAATCACTCGTAGGAAAAGCGGGCGTCATTTATATTATTACCGACAATACGGTTGTTTCCGCTTTGGAATCCGTTATTAAAGTAGCAAATGACAATGATATTCCGTTATTTGTAGGTGAGCTTGATTCAGTGAAACGAGGCGGTTTTGCCGCTTACGGATTTGATTATTTTGATATCGGATATGAAGCTGGCGAGATGGCGGCAAAAATATTGAAAGGAGAGAAAAAACCTAGCGAACTGCCTGTTCAATATCCGCAAAAGCTGAAACTATTAATCAATAAAAAAGCAGCAAAAGAAATGAACATTAAAATCAAAGATGAATGGAAAAACATCGCTGAATTCACAGAATAGACTGTAGAAAATGCAGTCATAGAAAGGAAGAGTAATATATGCCTACCGCAATTTTCGGTGCTGTAGAAGCGGGTGCCATGTACGCACTGATGGCTCTAGGGGTTTACCTCTCATTTAGAATTTTGGATTTTCCTGATTTAACGGTTGACGGAAGCTTTGTCACCGGTGCGTCTGTAGCGGCGGTTTTAATTGTTGACGGTGTAAATCCTTTTCTTGCAACAGCTGTTGCATTGTTAGTTGGCTTTCTTGCCGGCTGCTTGACAGGCCTTCTCCACACAAAGGGGAAAATTAACGCCCTGCTTTCAGGTATTTTAATGATGATAGCCCTTTATTCTATCAATCTTCGAATAATGGGGAAATCTAATGTGCCGCTTCTTGCAAAAGACACTGTCATGACAATAATTACAGATTTCTGGAAGAAACTTGGAATTGATGAAGCGTTGAATGGAATAGGTTTCGCGCCTAAAACGTGGGGTATTCTTATCGTCATGCTGATTCTTGCTTTCATTGTAAAATTCTTAATTGATCTGTTTTTAAAAACAGATCTTGGACTCGCTCTTAGAGCAACAGGTGACAATGAAACAATGATTCGCAGTTTTGCAGCAAATACTGACTTTTTAAAAGTGCTCGGGCTCGGTTTATCCAATGCGCTAGTTGCATTTTCCGGTGCGTTAATCGCTCAGTACAACGGATTTAGCGATGTTGGCATGGGAATTGGCATGATTGTGATTGGGCTTGCTTCTGTCATTATCGGTGAAGCGGTGTTCGGTGCCAAAAATGTAGCAAGAGCCACTTTATCTGTCATTGGAGGCGCAATCCTCTATCGGATTATTGTCACACTTGCATTAAGAGTGGAATTTCTCGAAACAGGCGATATGAAATTAATTACCGCTTTAATTGTAATAACAGCATTAATTGTTCCGAAAATATGGGCACAGCAAAAAGAAAATCAGCGCAAGAAAAGAAGACAGCTTGAAGCAAGGCAAAAAGAAGCATATGCGACAAAAAAGCGTGGTGAAGATTTTGCTGCAATTAAAACAGATATATAAAGTCTTTAATGAAGGAACACCGGACGAAAAAATTGCTCTTAATATGGTGAATTTGAATTTGTCACCTGGGGATTTTGTGACGGTAATCGGCAGCAACGGGGCTGGCAAATCTACTTTAATGAATGTTATTTCCGGCAAGCTTATTCCCGATTTAGGGGAAGTTTGGATTGATGGGAAAGACATTACCTTTGAAAAAGAGCACAAACGGGCAAAATGGATCGGCCGGGTATTCCAGGATCCAATGGCCGGTACTGCACCATCGATGACAATTGAAGAAAACCTTGCCATCGCATATGCAAGAACGGCAACACGCGGGCTTGGAAGAGGCGTTTCAAAAAAACGCCGGGAATTCTTCAAAGAAAAGCTTGAAAGCCTTCATCTTGGACTGGAAAACAGGCTTCAGGCGAAAGCAGGTCTGTTATCAGGAGGGGAAAGGCAGGCGCTGTCATTATTAATGGCGACCTTTACCGAACCTAAAATTCTCCTCCTTGATGAACACACGGCCGCTCTTGATCCGGCGCGTGCAGAACTTATTACAGAATTAACAAAGCAGATTGTGAAAGAATACAATTTGACAACGATTATGGTGACGCATAATATGCAGCAGGCACTTGAACTCGGAAATCGTTTGATCATGATGGATAAAGGCCAGATTATTTTCGAAGCAAGTTCAGAAGAAAAACAATCTTTGACCGTTGAAAAGCTTTTATTAGAGTTCCAGCGGATCCGCGGTGAAAAGATGGCGAGCGACAAAGCTGTTTTAATTTAATTTAATTAATGAAGAAAAACCTTGTCAGATAAATCAATGACAAGGTTTTTTGCTGTGGAAAAGGGGCGGAGCTTTACGGATAGTACATGACTAACTGATATCGTACGATATCGGCTCCTGGATTGGAATATGTATGTGGTTTGTTGGCTGTAAAACGGATTGAACTCCCCGCATTTACGAGAAATGTTTCACTGTTAATTTTCATTTTAAGGCAGCCAGACATGACGGTAATATATTCTTCAATCCCTTCATTATGCGGGTCTGAAACATGACAGCATCCTGGATCAAGTTCAATAATATAAATCTCGAACTTTTTTCGCGGGTCGAAAGGAAAAATAGAGTAAACCCGGTACTCGCCATTATTCTCAATGACTGGATCAACATCTTGCATTGAAACAAAAACGACTTCTGATGGCTCTTCCCGAATAATCGAGGAAAAAGAAACCTGAAGGCCGGTGGCAATTTTCCAGAGAGTCGTAACAGTTGGGTTTGATTCGCCACGCTCAATTTGGCTAAGCATTGCTTTGCTCACTCCGGTTGCTTCTGCTGCGCGATCAAGGCTTATTCCCCGGGTTTTTCGAATCATTTTTAAGTTTTTCGCAATAATTTTTTGAATGTTTTCCATTTTCCCCTCCGTAAAGCGTTGTATACTATAACGAACATATGTATAATAAAATACACAAATAATATTTGATAATTTATAATTATTAGATATTTTATTTGTTGTTTATTATAGTTTACTATTTTTTAGGCGGTGAGGAAATGGCGGAAATAACATTAAGCAAGCAATCATCTGAATTCAGGAAGGGAATTCAAGCGGGCATCAGCATTGCAATTGGATACTTTCCAATTGCCTTGACGTTTGGACTTCTTGCCAAAACTAACGGTTTGACAGTAGGTGAAACCATCATGATGAGCCTGCTTGTGTATGCCGGTGCCTCTCAATATATGTCATTAAGCCTTTTATCAATGGGAACGGGAATATTTGAAATTGTGTTGACAACATTTATTGTGAATATCAGGCATTTTCTCATGGCGGCTTCGTTGAATGAAAAAAGTGAGGACGACCATATACTAAATAAAATGATTTATTCCTTTGGTATTACAGATGAAACATTTTCTGTCGCGGCAACAAAAGAGGGTACTGTAACGACGGGTTATTTGTTCGGTTTGTTTTCAATCTCTTATGCAAGTTGGGTCATTAATTCGGGAATTGGCCATGTGATTGGAGCGAGCCTTCCGCAAACTTTGCAGGAGAGCATGTCGATCGCTCTTTATGCGATGTTTATCGGACTTCTTGTACCATCAATGAAAAAGAGTGTCAAAGTAATTTTTTTAGCAGCCTTTTCAGCGATCTTTAACAGTATCTTTGCATTTACACAAATTCTTTCATCGGGATGGGCGATTGTTTTGGCTACTCTTTTATCAGCTGTCATAATCGAGGCAATTGATACATGGAGAGGCAAACAGAGGAGGAATTTTATTGAAAATTGAAATCGTTTGGATGATCATCGGAATGGGAATTGTCACATATATCCCGCGAATGCTTCCGTTTGTCTTATTTAAAGGAAAAGAGCTCCCTGCATTTGTACAGGGGGTATTAAAAAACGTCCCTTATGCTACTCTTGGTGCGCTTATTTTTCCGGGAATCTTATTTATTCAAGATGATATGTGGTACGGCGTAGTTGGTGCTGCAGCTGCTTGTATTGCAGCATTCCTTGGTGCAAATGTGATTGTAGTTGTTCTTGGATCGATTGCCGTTCTAACCGTTTATTCGTACTTTATTTAATAAAAGGAAAGAGACTGTCTCATAAGGGTCTGACCTCATGAGCATTTATCAATATATAGCACATTTATCCAATATTATGTCCTATATATTGTTTTATGGGGTCTGACCCTTAGGTTTTTGAGACAGCCTCTTACATGTGATAAGATTTAGTTCTAATTAGCGAATATTTAACTAAACTAAATATTGATAGGGTTGTACTTAAAGGAGGGATTTTAGTTGGCAAGAAAAATCGGCTTTTATGCTGTTTTGGCATATGTGGTATATGGCTTGTTTTTTTATTGGTATTTGTTTTATTTTGCCGATACGAGTCTGCCGTTTGAATATGAGGGTTCCAAGGCTGACCCGGCAACTTTTTTAAACGGACGGGAACTTATGTTAACGGAGGAGTATTCGAAAGTAAGGAATCTGCTTTTTTTTCTGTCCTCGCCTCTTGAATGGCTGTTCTACATTTTAATTTTAGTATTAGGCTTGTCAAAAGCTTTTAAGCGCTGGGCTTTACAGTCAACGAAAATTAAATTTGTCCAGACGGCCATCTATTTGTTTTGGCTATCTTTATTTGCTTTTATTGCAACTTTCCCGCTCAAGTTTATTAGCTATTCTTTGTCAAAAAGTTATCATATATCTGTTCAGACTTTCGCGTCTTGGATCAAGGATGAACTAATCGATTTTTGGATTAATTACGGCACTATGCTAATCATCGTAACGGTATTGTATTGGCTCATTCATAAGAGCCCCAAAAGATGGTGGCTGTATTCGTGGCTTTTATCCGTTCCGTTTACTTTGTTTATGATGTATCTTCAACCTGTCATGATTGACCCGCTCTATAATGATTTTTATCCGTTAAAAAATAAAGCTCTTGAAACGAAGATTCTTTCCCTTGCAGATAAAGCAAATATCCCTGCGGAGCACGTATTCGAAGTTAATATGGCTAAAAAAACAACGGCCCTTAATGCTTATGTAACAGGAATTGGCTCCAATTCGAGGATAGTTCTTTGGGATACGACATTAAAGCGGCTGAATGAAAAGCAAATATTATTTATTATGGCTCATGAAATGGGCCACTATGTGAAAAAGCACCTGTATTTT from Bacillus methanolicus MGA3 includes the following:
- the yhfH gene encoding protein YhfH, translating into MIENILEFFKNLPSKKCTECGETIEEQHECYGNKCDKCLGLLDM
- a CDS encoding MBL fold metallo-hydrolase; the protein is MKLTVIGCWGGYPKANEASTGYLLEHNGFHLLIDCGSGVLSKLQTMIEPEKINAVILSHYHPDHIADIGVLQHARLIQGLLGKNMDNLPIYAHSLDQQEFQKLTYKNITKGIAYDPEETLTVGPFTIHFLLTDHPVPCYAMRIEADGKSIVYTADTSYKEEFVPFTKGADVLLCECNFYKDQNGKNAGHMNSHDAGTLAKLTDVKNLILTHLPHYGEIERLKEEAAEIFPGSISLASEGLTITL
- a CDS encoding TetR/AcrR family transcriptional regulator codes for the protein MDRKQLIIEAATKSFSLFGYKATTMDQVAKLANVGKGTIYTFFKNKEELFDEIISTLIKEMKNAAESSFDSSLSFHENVHRALFKILEFRRKHQLTIKLFEEEKEMGTPAVMDVMEKMETAILNYIKEKVATAIESGEIKKCDPELTAFVMFKLYIALIFDWEKKHKPLEKEEIAELFEQYIFKGLSN
- a CDS encoding YhgE/Pip domain-containing protein, with amino-acid sequence MKNFLLKEELWAIIKDKKLLIPILAVLFIPIIYSGMFLWAFWDPYGHLDKLPVAVVNEDKGAMFEGEQLKLGDKLVSKLKDRKDFNFIFVGKEEGYKKLKDQEFYMLIEIPKDFSENATTLMDENPKKLDLIYVPNESYNFLSAQMGKSAIERIKSSISKEITKTYAETMFDKVAKLSDGMKAASKGAVKLSDGAKELSSGSKTLHESLVTLAEKSIQFNNGMNEANKGSKEVADGAASLSSGLSQLLEGHHKLENAANELKTGSESLASGMSQANKGIQKAEQSIPQLVNGTEKLQTGAKTLSSSLKQWQTGAESAARGAKQLNDGTVLLESNLKAILPMLPPEKKKSLEAALNSLKQGSTELANGTGQLANSAGQLATGADTLSQQLGTLKSGQQQLQSGMSQLAKAGTELETGANKIAAGQKKFALGMITFGNKFSEAKDGAVRLAQGASKLAGGMNQLTDGSSQLASGSGMLEKGAQKIANGNTKIYKGNSELAGKLAEGAKKASSINADEKTYNMMAEPVKVKNEKLNKVPNYGTGIAPYFLSLGLFVGALMLTIVYPLRDPVVVPRNGIGWFFGKFGVMAAAGIIQALISDSILLGVLGLEVKSVPLFVLFSIITSLAFVTLIQFFVTLFGDPGRFIAIIILILQLTTSAGTFPLELIPEFLQPFHNFLPMTYSVAGFRAVISSGNFSFMWENIMMLLIFALVFITGTMGYFHIIYKRRYSAME
- the hemY gene encoding protoporphyrinogen oxidase; translation: MDEKRKVVIIGGGITGLTAAYYLQKEAREKGLPLDVKIIEASHRLGGKMQTVVRDGYIIERGPDSFLARKQSARRLAKEVGMEDKLVNNSTGKSFVLAKNRLHPMPGGSIMGIPTQIAPFITTGLFSAIGKVRAAADFVLPRSNPAKDQSLGQFFRRRLGDEVVENLIEPLLSGIYAGDIDQLSLMATFPQFYEVEQKYRSLILGMKKVTPAQPKNTGQNGKSKGIFLTFTTGLQSFAEAIETKLEPGSVLKGIKVELVTKKDKGYELKLNNGQLIFADSIVSAAPHQVLPSVFSQYEFFDILKEMPSTSVATVALAFPKEAIEKDIDGTGFVVSRKSDYTITACTWTHKKWPHTTPEGKVLLRCYVGRAGDETVVDLSDDQIIKIVLDDLNKIMNITAEPEFAVISRWKDSMPQYTVGHKQRIDTIKRHVAEELPGVFIAGSSFEGLGLPDCIDQGEAAVEKVLSYFNLHEKTKTAVK
- a CDS encoding enoyl-CoA hydratase-related protein, with translation MAAVLAEVSNFVATVTINRADALNAFNYETLIELQDIVEQLRNDPEVRVVIFTGSGEKAFSVGADLKERKTLSDAAVKRNIYKINEVFNMIDQLPQPTIAAINGYAFGGGMELALACDFRIAAKGISMGLTETSLAIIPGAGGTQRLPRLIGQSKALELILTAKRLTADEANEYGLLYKVTEKESLMSECRKLAELMLANGPVAIMQAKFAIKNGMNADLQTGLQIERKAYETTIPTEDRLEALQAFSEKRKPNFKGK